The genomic region GGGTTCGCACGACCGTGTTTCCACTACCTACAAGCAACTGGCCGCCGATGCCAAGCCCGGTGATCGCCTGCTGGTCGACGACGGCAAGGTCGGCGTGGTCGTCGTCCGCGTCGAGGGCGACGACGTGGTGTGCCGGGTGACCGAGGGCGGTCCGGTCTCCAACAACAAGGGCGTCTCGCTGCCCGGCATGGACGTCTCGGTGCCCGCGCTGTCGGAGAAAGACATCGAGGACCTCGAGTTCGCGCTGAAGCTCGGCGTGGACTTCATCGCGCTGTCGTTCGTGCGCTCGCCGTCGGATGTCGAGCTGGTGCACGACGTGATGGATCGGGTCGGGCGCCGGGTGCCGGTGATCGGCAAGCTGGAGAAGCCCGAGGCGATCGACAATCTCGAGGCGATCGTGCTGGCCTTCGACGCGATCATGGTCGCCCGTGGCGACCTGGGCGTGGAGCTGCCGCTCGAGCAGGTGCCGCTCGTGCAGAAGAAGGCCATCCAGATGGCCCGCGAGAACGCCAAGCCGGTCATCGTCGCCACCCAGATGCTCGAGTCGATGATCGAGAACTCCCGCCCGACCCGCGCCGAGGCATCCGACGTGGCCAACGCCGTGCTCGACGGCGCCGACGCGGTGATGCTCTCGGGTGAGACCTCGGTCGGCGCCTATGCGATCGAGACAGTGCGCACAATGGCGCGCATCGTGCACGCCGTGGAGTCGGAATCCTCGACCCGGGTGCCGCCGCTGACCCACGTGCCGCGCACCAAGCGCGGCGTGATCTCCTACGCCGCCCGTGACATCGGCGAACGCCTCAACGCCAAGGCCCTGGTGGCCTTCACCCAGTCGGGTGACACCGTGCGCCGCCTGGCCCGCCTGCAC from Nocardia higoensis harbors:
- the pyk gene encoding pyruvate kinase translates to MMRRTKIVCTLGPATATEERIRELVESGMDVARLNFSHGEHSDHAENYKKVREASDHIGRAVGILADLQGPKIRLGRFAESRTVWATGEEVRITVEDIVGSHDRVSTTYKQLAADAKPGDRLLVDDGKVGVVVVRVEGDDVVCRVTEGGPVSNNKGVSLPGMDVSVPALSEKDIEDLEFALKLGVDFIALSFVRSPSDVELVHDVMDRVGRRVPVIGKLEKPEAIDNLEAIVLAFDAIMVARGDLGVELPLEQVPLVQKKAIQMARENAKPVIVATQMLESMIENSRPTRAEASDVANAVLDGADAVMLSGETSVGAYAIETVRTMARIVHAVESESSTRVPPLTHVPRTKRGVISYAARDIGERLNAKALVAFTQSGDTVRRLARLHTPLPLLAFTPLPEVRSQLSLTWGTETFIVPTVESTDTMIHQVDQALLSMGRYRKGDLVVIVAGSPPGTVGSTNLIHVHRIGEEDH